AGAATAAAGGTATTGCATTTAGGTAAAAATCGAGGAATGCGTGGAGCAATCAATGCCGGAGTTTTGGCCTCGCGAGGAGAATATATCATGCGCACTGATGAGCATTGTTCATTTGGTCATGGTTTTGATAAGAAACTTCTATCCGATATTA
This portion of the Patescibacteria group bacterium genome encodes:
- a CDS encoding glycosyltransferase family 2 protein, which translates into the protein MKLSVVIPSYKDPLLHKTIDSLLDNAQGEIEIIPVLDGYWPDQPIKKDPRIKVLHLGKNRGMRGAINAGVLASRGEYIMRTDEHCSFGHGFDKKLLSDI